One Equus quagga isolate Etosha38 chromosome 5, UCLA_HA_Equagga_1.0, whole genome shotgun sequence genomic window carries:
- the NASP gene encoding LOW QUALITY PROTEIN: nuclear autoantigenic sperm protein (The sequence of the model RefSeq protein was modified relative to this genomic sequence to represent the inferred CDS: deleted 1 base in 1 codon) yields the protein MAAESTATAAIAAELASADKIEDDAPAPSTSANKVESLDVDSEAKKLLGLGQKHLVMGDIPAAVNAFQEAASLLGKKYGETANECGEAFFFYGKSLLELARMENGVLGNALEGVHVEEEEGEKTEDESLVENNDNIDEEAREELREQVYDAMGEKEGKKTEDKSLVKPETEKEQETEMEKGGREDMDVSEPAEELQEKVESTPDQLTETTEETKGAAAPGLKEAEVTSGKPEQAASDAEEGKPGFGTYVQEEYREKGGQEKQGEVIVSIGEKPKEASEEQPVVTLEKQCTAVEVEAEPIDPAVKPVDMGGDEPREQVAASENDPRKAVLEQLVGQEVPPAEESPEVTTEAAEAGSEVSEKPGQEATVFPKDGTVNGLSAAGDQTPIEPQTNVEGPTETKNGSGLEENVRAEFVPSQEETKLLIQESEAAGDEVETEVAQVATEKSPEDKVKIAANEETQEREEQMKEGEETEGSEEEDKENDKTEETPNDSILENKSLQENEEEEIGNLELAWDMLDLAKIIFKRQETKEAQLYAAQAHLKLGEVSVESENYVQAVEEFQACLTLQEQYLEAHDRLLAETHYQLGLAYGYNSQYDEAVAQFSKSVEVIERRMAVLNEQMKEAEGSPTEYEKEIEELKELLPEIREKIEDAKESQHSGNVAELALKATLVESSTSGFTPSGGGSSVSMIANRKPTDGASSSNCVTDISHLVRKKRKPEEESPRKDDAKKAKQEPEVNGGSGDAVSSGNEVSENMEEEAENQAESQAAVEGTVEAGATVESTAC from the exons AATTGAAGATGATGCTCCTGCTCCTTCTACCTCTGCAAATAAAGTGGAGAG TCTGGATGTGGATAGTGAAGCTAAGAAACTATTGGGTTTAGGACAGAAACATCTGGTGATGGGGGATATTCCAGCAGCTGTTAATGCATTCCAGGAAGCAGCCAGTCTTTT aGGTAAGAAGTATGGAGAGACTGCTAATGAGTGTGGAGAAGCCTTCTTTTTCTATGGGAAATCACTTCTGGAGTTGGCAAG AATGGAGAATGGTGTGTTGGGAAATGCTCTGGAAGGTGTGCatgtggaagaggaggaaggagaaaaaacagaagacGAATCTCTGGtagaaaataatgataacataGATG AGGAAGCAAGGGAAGAGTTGAGAGAACAGGTTTATGACGccatgggagagaaagaaggcaaaaaaacagaagacaagtCTCTGGTAAAGCCTGAAACTGAAAAAGAGCAGGAGACTGAAATGGAGAAGGGTGGAAGAGAGGATATGGATGTAAGTGAGCCTGCAGAGGAACTACAGGAAAAAGTTGAATCAACTCCAGATCAGTTAACTGAAACCACTGAAGAGACAAAAGGAGCAGCAGCACCAGGACTAAAGGAAGCTGAGGTCACTTCTGGGAAGCCAGAACAGGCAGCATCAGATGCTGAGGAAGGAAAACCAGGTTTTGGAACTTATGTCCAAGAAGAGTACAGAGAAAAAGGAGGtcaggagaagcagggagaagtAATTGTGAGCATAGGGGAGAAACCAAAAGAAGCATCAGAAGAGCAGCCTGTTGTAACTCTAGAAAAGCAGTGCACTGCAGTGGAGGTAGAAGCCGAGCCTATAGATCCAGCAGTCAAGCCAGTTGATATG GGGGGGGATGAGCCAAGGGAGCAGGTAGCTGCCTCTGAAAATGATCCAAGAAAGGCTGTTCTTGAGCAGCTGGTAGGGCAAGAAGTGCCTCCTGCTGAAGAGTCACCAGAGGTGACAACAGAGGCTGCAGAAGCTGGATCAGAAGTCTCTGAGAAGCCTGGGCAGGAGGCCACAGTTTTCCCTAAGGATGGTACAGTCAATGGACTGTCAGCTGCAGGAGATCAGACTCCTATTGAACCACAGACTAATGTAGAAGGaccaacagaaacaaaaaatggCTCAGGACTAGAGGAGAATGTCAGGGCAGAGTTTGTTCCTAGCCAGGAGGAGACTAAGCTGTTGATACAAGAGTCTGAGGCAGCTGGAGATGAGGTTGAGACTGAGGTAGCCCAGGTGGCTACTGAGAAATCCCCTGAAGACAAAGTTAAGATAGCTGCTAATGAAGAAAcacaagagagagaagaacagatGAAAGAGGGTGAAG AAACTGAAGGCTCAGAAGaggaggataaagaaaatgataagacTGAAGAAACACCAAATGATTCAATTCTTGAAAACAAG TCtcttcaagaaaatgaagaggaggagATTGGGAACCTAGAGCTTGCCTGGGATATGCTGGATTTAgcaaagatcatttttaaaag GCAGGAAACAAAAGAAGCTCAGCTTTATGCTGCGCAGGCACATCTTAAACTCGGAGAAGTCAGTGTTGAATCTG aGAATTACGTCCAAGCTGTGGAGGAATTCCAGGCATGCCTAACCCTGCAGGAGCAATACCTGGAAGCCCATGACCGTCTCCTTGCAGAGACCCACTACCAGCTGGGCTTGGCCTACGGGTACAACTCTCAGTATGATGAGGCAGTGGCACAGTTCAGCAAGTCTGTTGAAGTTATTGAGAGGAGAATGG CTGTACTAAACGAGCAGATGAAGGAGGCTGAAGGATCACCTACCGAATACGAGAAAGAAATTGAGGAGCTGAAGGAACTGCTACCTGAAATTAGAGAGAAGATAGAAGACGCAAAGGAGTCCCAGCATAGTGGGAATGTAGCTGAATTGGCTCTGAAAGCAACTCTG GTGGAGAGCTCTACTTCAGGTTTCACTCCTAGTGGAGGAGGCTCTTCAGTCTCCATG ATTGCCAATAGAAAGCCGACAGATGGTGCTTCCTCATCAAATTGTGTGACAGATATTTCCCATCTTGTCAGAAAGAAG AGGAAACCAGAGGAAGAGAGCCCCCGGAAAGATGATGCAAAGAAAGCCAAACAAGAGCCGGAAGTGAATGGAGGCAGTGGGGATGCTGTCTCTAGTGGAAATGAAGTTTCCGAAAACATGGAAGAGGAG GCTGAGAATCAGGCTGAAAGCCAGGCAGCAGTGGAGGGGACAGTGGAGGCCGGAGCTACAGTTGAAAGCACTGCCTGTTAA